The following are encoded in a window of Novosphingobium sp. THN1 genomic DNA:
- the sucD gene encoding succinate--CoA ligase subunit alpha codes for MSILVDKNTKVITQGMTGKTGSFHTQAALDYGTQMVGGVTPGKGGTTHIGLPQFDTVAEAKAVTGATASCVYVPPSGCADAILEAIDAEMELIVAITEGVPVLDMVKVKRALSGSKSRLIGPNCPGVLTPNQCKIGIMPGSIFKEGSVGVVSRSGTLTYEAVFQTSAIGLGQTTAVGIGGDPVNGTNFIDVLELFLADEATKSIIMIGEIGGDAEEQAAQFLIDEAKRGRKKPMAGFIAGRTAPPGRRMGHAGAIVSGGKGDAESKIAAMEAAGIKVSASPSLLGETLAEVLKERV; via the coding sequence ATGTCCATTCTCGTCGACAAGAACACCAAGGTCATCACGCAGGGGATGACCGGCAAGACCGGCAGCTTCCACACGCAGGCTGCGCTTGATTACGGCACGCAGATGGTTGGCGGCGTGACCCCCGGCAAGGGTGGCACCACGCACATCGGCCTGCCGCAGTTCGACACCGTGGCAGAGGCCAAGGCCGTGACCGGCGCGACCGCATCGTGCGTCTACGTGCCGCCTTCGGGCTGCGCCGACGCCATCCTCGAGGCGATCGATGCCGAGATGGAGCTGATCGTGGCGATCACCGAGGGCGTGCCCGTGCTCGACATGGTCAAGGTCAAGCGCGCGCTGTCAGGTTCGAAGAGCCGCCTGATCGGCCCGAACTGCCCCGGCGTGCTCACGCCCAACCAGTGCAAGATCGGCATCATGCCGGGTTCGATCTTCAAGGAAGGCTCGGTCGGCGTGGTCTCGCGCTCGGGCACGCTGACTTATGAAGCGGTGTTCCAGACCTCGGCCATCGGCCTCGGCCAGACCACGGCTGTCGGCATCGGCGGCGACCCGGTCAACGGCACCAACTTCATCGACGTGCTCGAACTGTTCCTGGCCGACGAGGCGACCAAGTCGATCATCATGATCGGCGAGATCGGCGGCGACGCCGAGGAGCAGGCCGCGCAGTTCCTGATCGACGAGGCCAAGCGTGGCCGCAAGAAGCCGATGGCCGGCTTCATCGCGGGCCGCACCGCGCCTCCGGGCCGCCGCATGGGCCACGCCGGCGCCATCGTCTCGGGCGGCAAGGGCGACGCCGAAAGCAAGATCGCGGCGATGGAAGCCGCCGGCATCAAGGTCTCCGCCTCGCCCAGCCTGCTGGGCGAGACGCTGGCCGAAGTGCTGAAGGAAAGGGTGTAA
- a CDS encoding TonB-dependent receptor, with amino-acid sequence MRIVAVLLASTSLIAAPAFAAEEVAPAAEAAMAADSANAEIVVLGSGQTRQVQELSTQELTILASGTSPLKAIEKLPSVNFQSADAFGNYEWSTRVTIRGFSQNQLGFNLDGIPLGDMSYGNANGLHISRAISPENIGVTRVSQGSGSIAAQSTNNLGGTLEFFSVDPKDVLGADVSASYGSAETYRGFARVALGTAEGARGYASVQYQDGKKWKGDGKQRTFMANAKAVLPLGETVDLDGYISYSDRAEQDYQDLSLEMIDRLGYDWDNFGPSRYAEAINIADIAANTGYSGVTPTNPAAGTTYPSPFVIADDAYYDASGLRKDTLAALGLTIQTGDTGKFAIKGYYHENDGQGTWGTPYLASPSGVPMSIRTTEYDIKRKGVFASWTGELGFNKLLVGGWYEKNDFIQSRRFYGYESRTNPGRDHLDFQRNPFFTQWSIAFETDTLQYYVSDDIDLGDLKVNLGWKGYSVDTNAFALVNTNSRATGDLKVEDWFQPHVGLNYKFGNGLEAFAGFTQVTRAYQASTTSGPFSSTQAGFDAIKNTIKPESSDTYEAGLRYNTGIVNASLAGYYVDFRDRLLVIPTSLGIVGATNALQNVGSVRALGIEAAVDVKLPGGFGAFASYSYNDTTYRDDVVITAGGVTTIRPTKGKTVVDTPKHLLRGELSYDSDTVFGRVGVNWMSKRYFTYLNDKSVPGRALVDATIGYRVDIGQRQPIELQINAVNLFDKRYVATIGSNGFGFSGDNQTLLAGAPRQVFVTLKAGF; translated from the coding sequence ATGCGTATCGTCGCCGTGCTGCTCGCCAGCACTTCGCTCATCGCTGCTCCTGCCTTTGCTGCGGAAGAAGTTGCGCCTGCCGCTGAAGCCGCCATGGCTGCGGACTCTGCCAATGCCGAGATCGTCGTCCTCGGCTCGGGCCAGACCCGCCAGGTGCAGGAACTCTCCACGCAAGAGCTGACCATCCTCGCCTCGGGCACCAGCCCGTTGAAGGCCATCGAAAAGCTGCCCTCGGTCAACTTCCAGTCGGCCGACGCTTTCGGCAACTATGAATGGTCGACCCGCGTCACCATCCGCGGCTTCAGCCAGAACCAGCTCGGCTTCAACCTCGATGGCATTCCGCTGGGCGACATGTCCTATGGCAACGCCAATGGCCTGCACATTAGCCGCGCGATCAGCCCTGAAAACATCGGCGTCACGCGCGTCAGCCAGGGTTCCGGCTCCATCGCCGCACAATCGACCAACAACCTCGGCGGTACGCTTGAATTCTTCTCGGTCGACCCCAAGGACGTGCTCGGTGCCGACGTTTCGGCATCCTACGGTTCGGCGGAAACATACCGCGGTTTCGCCCGTGTCGCGCTGGGAACGGCAGAAGGCGCGCGCGGCTATGCATCGGTCCAGTATCAGGATGGCAAGAAGTGGAAGGGCGATGGCAAGCAGCGCACCTTCATGGCCAACGCCAAGGCCGTGCTGCCGCTGGGCGAAACCGTCGATCTCGATGGCTACATCAGCTATTCCGACCGCGCCGAGCAGGACTATCAGGATCTCAGCCTCGAGATGATCGATCGTCTCGGCTATGACTGGGACAACTTCGGCCCCTCGCGCTATGCCGAAGCCATCAACATTGCCGATATTGCCGCAAATACGGGCTACAGCGGCGTCACGCCGACCAACCCCGCTGCTGGCACGACCTATCCGTCGCCGTTCGTCATCGCCGATGATGCCTATTACGATGCTTCGGGCCTGCGCAAGGATACGCTCGCCGCACTTGGCCTGACCATCCAGACCGGCGATACCGGCAAGTTCGCGATCAAGGGCTATTACCATGAGAACGACGGGCAGGGCACCTGGGGCACGCCGTATCTGGCCAGCCCCTCGGGCGTGCCGATGTCGATCCGCACGACCGAATACGACATCAAGCGCAAGGGCGTGTTTGCCTCGTGGACGGGCGAACTCGGCTTCAACAAGCTTCTCGTCGGCGGATGGTATGAAAAGAACGACTTCATCCAGTCGCGCCGCTTCTATGGCTATGAAAGCCGCACCAATCCGGGCCGCGATCACCTCGATTTCCAGCGCAACCCGTTCTTCACGCAGTGGTCCATCGCGTTCGAAACCGACACGCTGCAATACTACGTCTCGGACGATATCGACCTTGGCGATCTCAAGGTGAACCTCGGCTGGAAGGGCTACTCGGTCGACACCAACGCTTTTGCGCTGGTCAACACCAACAGCCGCGCTACCGGTGACCTCAAGGTCGAGGACTGGTTCCAGCCGCATGTCGGCCTGAACTACAAGTTCGGCAACGGTCTCGAAGCCTTTGCGGGCTTCACGCAGGTGACGCGCGCCTATCAGGCTTCCACCACCAGCGGCCCGTTCTCGTCAACGCAGGCTGGCTTCGATGCGATCAAGAACACGATCAAGCCGGAAAGCTCGGACACCTACGAGGCAGGCTTGCGGTACAACACCGGTATCGTGAACGCCTCGCTCGCTGGCTACTATGTCGATTTCCGCGATCGCCTGCTGGTCATCCCCACTTCGCTCGGCATCGTCGGAGCCACCAACGCCCTGCAGAACGTCGGCTCGGTCCGCGCGCTCGGCATCGAAGCGGCGGTGGACGTGAAGTTGCCCGGCGGCTTCGGCGCCTTCGCTTCCTATAGCTACAACGATACCACCTATCGCGATGACGTCGTCATCACCGCAGGCGGCGTTACCACCATCCGTCCCACCAAGGGCAAGACCGTGGTCGATACTCCCAAGCACCTCCTGCGCGGCGAACTGTCCTATGACAGTGACACCGTGTTCGGTCGGGTCGGGGTGAACTGGATGTCGAAGCGTTACTTCACCTACCTGAACGACAAGTCGGTGCCGGGCCGCGCGCTCGTCGATGCCACCATTGGCTATCGCGTGGACATCGGCCAGCGCCAGCCGATCGAACTGCAAATCAATGCGGTGAACCTGTTCGATAAGCGCTATGTGGCCACCATCGGCTCCAACGGCTTCGGCTTCAGCGGTGACAACCAGACCCTGCTCGCGGGCGCGCCACGGCAGGTCTTCGTCACGCTCAAGGCGGGCTTCTGA
- a CDS encoding RNA degradosome polyphosphate kinase: MSAGEIPTQIEGLPPVQERFFNRELSWLAFNRRVLAEAVNPDYPLLERLRFLSISGSNLDEFMMVRVAGIAAQVRRQIDELSIDGQTPQQQLGALLDAVKNLIDAQQDVLADLKDELADAGIRIIDNDALNKGEAEWLRDYFEEHVVPVLTPQAIDPAHPFPFIANQGTGILFQLQRTADGAPVTEMILIPPALPRFVRLPGSRASWMGIEELVRRHATLLFPGFKILGDGTFRVLRDSDIEVEEDAEDLVRYFRTAIQRRRRGKVILLHLQENFDAAAEKLLREQLRLDHALVIKSRGLLAISGLSAVIEEDRQDLKFDPYNPRYPERILEHDGDCFSAIREKDLVIHHPYESFEVVIDFLRQAAADPDVVAIKQTLYRAGKQSAVIAALIAAAEAGKSVTAVVELKARFDEEQNLMWAAQLERAGVQVIYGFVDWKTHAKVSMVVRREGGGYRTYCHFGTGNYHPVTARIYTDLSFFTADPRMGRDAGQLFNFVTGYVEPKQTELLAISPINLRERLYECIEREVTLARKGRPATIWAKLNQLTDPDLIDRLYLASMAGVEIRLVVRGICCLKPGVPGLSETIEVKSIIGRFLEHSRIWAFGNGANLPNKRARVFISSADGMSRNMGRRVEVLVPVKNPTVHDQILDQVMLANLLDTEQSWELGPDGEYERFEKGDPSFNLHGYFMTNPSLSGRGAALSKGRKVPKLALRRGAANRG; this comes from the coding sequence ATGTCGGCAGGGGAAATTCCAACGCAGATCGAAGGCTTGCCGCCCGTGCAGGAGCGGTTCTTCAATCGCGAGCTGAGCTGGCTGGCCTTCAACCGCCGCGTGCTGGCCGAGGCGGTCAACCCGGATTACCCTCTGCTGGAGCGACTGCGGTTTCTTTCGATCAGCGGCAGCAACCTTGACGAGTTCATGATGGTCCGCGTGGCAGGGATCGCCGCGCAGGTGCGCCGCCAGATCGACGAGCTTTCGATCGACGGGCAGACCCCGCAGCAGCAGCTGGGCGCGCTGCTCGATGCGGTGAAGAACCTGATTGACGCGCAGCAGGACGTGCTGGCCGATCTCAAGGACGAACTGGCCGATGCCGGCATTCGCATCATCGACAACGATGCCCTGAACAAGGGTGAGGCCGAGTGGCTGCGCGACTATTTCGAGGAACACGTCGTCCCGGTGCTGACGCCACAGGCGATCGATCCGGCGCACCCCTTCCCCTTCATCGCCAATCAGGGCACCGGAATCCTGTTCCAGCTGCAGCGCACCGCGGACGGTGCGCCGGTGACGGAAATGATCCTGATCCCGCCTGCCCTGCCCCGCTTCGTCCGTCTGCCGGGTAGCCGGGCTTCGTGGATGGGGATCGAGGAACTGGTGCGGCGCCATGCGACGCTGCTGTTTCCCGGCTTCAAGATCCTGGGCGACGGCACGTTCCGCGTGCTGCGCGACAGTGACATCGAAGTGGAGGAAGACGCCGAGGACCTCGTCCGCTACTTCCGTACTGCGATCCAGCGGCGGCGGCGCGGCAAGGTGATCCTGCTGCACTTGCAGGAAAACTTCGATGCCGCTGCCGAAAAACTGCTGCGCGAGCAATTGCGGCTCGATCATGCGCTGGTGATCAAGAGCCGGGGCCTGCTGGCGATCAGCGGGCTTTCTGCGGTGATCGAGGAGGACCGGCAGGATCTGAAGTTCGATCCCTACAACCCGCGCTACCCCGAACGCATTCTCGAACATGACGGTGATTGCTTCTCTGCCATCCGCGAGAAGGATCTGGTGATCCACCACCCTTACGAGAGCTTCGAGGTGGTGATCGACTTCCTGCGGCAGGCTGCGGCCGATCCCGACGTGGTGGCGATCAAGCAGACGCTCTATCGCGCCGGGAAACAGTCCGCCGTGATCGCAGCGCTGATCGCGGCGGCAGAGGCCGGCAAGTCAGTGACGGCAGTGGTCGAACTCAAGGCCCGCTTCGACGAGGAGCAGAACCTGATGTGGGCCGCGCAGCTTGAACGCGCGGGCGTTCAGGTGATCTACGGCTTCGTCGACTGGAAGACTCACGCCAAGGTGAGCATGGTGGTGCGGCGTGAAGGTGGCGGATATCGCACCTACTGCCACTTCGGCACCGGCAACTATCATCCGGTCACCGCGCGCATCTATACCGACCTGTCATTCTTCACTGCCGACCCGCGCATGGGCCGTGATGCCGGGCAGCTGTTCAACTTCGTCACCGGCTATGTCGAGCCCAAGCAGACCGAACTGCTGGCGATCAGTCCGATCAACCTGCGCGAGCGGCTGTACGAATGCATCGAGCGTGAAGTCACGCTGGCGCGCAAGGGCCGTCCCGCCACGATCTGGGCCAAGCTCAACCAGTTGACCGACCCTGACCTGATCGACCGGCTCTACCTTGCCAGCATGGCGGGCGTGGAGATCCGGCTGGTGGTGCGCGGGATCTGCTGCCTCAAGCCTGGCGTGCCGGGGCTTTCGGAGACGATCGAGGTGAAGTCGATCATCGGGCGGTTCCTTGAGCACAGCCGCATCTGGGCTTTCGGCAACGGGGCCAACCTGCCCAACAAGCGGGCGCGGGTGTTCATCTCCTCGGCCGACGGGATGAGCCGCAACATGGGACGGCGGGTGGAAGTGCTGGTGCCGGTCAAGAACCCGACGGTGCACGATCAGATCCTCGACCAGGTGATGCTGGCCAACCTGCTGGATACCGAACAGAGCTGGGAACTGGGACCGGACGGCGAGTACGAGCGGTTCGAGAAGGGCGACCCCTCGTTCAACCTCCACGGCTATTTCATGACCAACCCGTCGCTTTCCGGGCGTGGTGCAGCGCTTTCCAAGGGAAGAAAGGTTCCAAAGCTTGCGTTGCGGCGCGGCGCGGCTAACCGTGGCTGA
- a CDS encoding Ppx/GppA family phosphatase encodes MKAQTTIYDWAQSRAIIDIGSNTVRLVVYGGPPRAPVTLLNEKVTAKLGKHVAETGRLSDKAVDSVLAALRRYKALIDLAQVPRVDVVATAAARDATNGPEFLARIREIGFEPRLLSGVEEAETSATGVLGAFPGASGIVGDLGGGSLELVDIADGGTSHGVSLPLGSLRLPPLRARGDRVFVREISRMLAGADWVAEPEATLYLVGGSMRALGRAMMVQLGWPLDDTHGFALDAAKALELARRFARRGQALRQIDGVSASRAASIPDAAALLAVLLQKLEPKGIVFSSWGLREGVLFGSLPDAAQREDPLLAGVSAFVEPMGVDAALVEATVAAIKEVAPLAETPVGRAAVMLCLAAGRVEPNLRRELPTEWGLQKRWVGLDNAGRAALASALRASLGKGGAGQVPWSALASQDLLFEARTLGHAARLCRRLSAGSARVLGQVRLRAKGGTIVIDSPDPNLVGDSAARDLRELVQHCSTPAA; translated from the coding sequence GTGAAGGCTCAAACCACCATCTACGATTGGGCGCAATCGCGCGCGATCATCGACATCGGCTCCAACACCGTGCGGCTGGTGGTCTATGGCGGGCCGCCGCGTGCTCCCGTGACGCTGCTCAATGAGAAGGTGACAGCCAAGCTTGGCAAGCATGTGGCCGAGACGGGCCGGCTTTCCGACAAGGCGGTGGACAGCGTGCTGGCGGCGCTGCGGCGCTACAAGGCGCTGATCGATCTGGCGCAAGTGCCGCGCGTCGACGTGGTGGCGACGGCGGCGGCGCGCGATGCGACCAACGGGCCGGAGTTTCTGGCGCGCATTCGCGAGATCGGCTTTGAACCGCGATTGCTCTCGGGCGTCGAGGAAGCCGAGACCAGCGCGACGGGCGTGCTTGGCGCGTTTCCGGGGGCCTCGGGCATCGTCGGGGACCTCGGCGGCGGCAGTCTTGAACTGGTCGATATTGCCGATGGCGGAACGAGCCATGGGGTGAGTCTGCCGCTGGGCTCGCTGCGCCTGCCGCCGTTGCGGGCGCGGGGCGACCGGGTGTTCGTGCGCGAAATCAGCCGGATGCTGGCGGGGGCGGATTGGGTCGCTGAGCCAGAGGCGACGCTCTATCTGGTCGGCGGATCGATGCGCGCGCTGGGCCGCGCCATGATGGTGCAACTGGGCTGGCCACTGGATGACACGCACGGCTTTGCACTCGATGCCGCCAAGGCGCTGGAGTTGGCCAGGCGGTTTGCGCGGCGGGGGCAGGCGCTGCGGCAGATCGATGGCGTTTCGGCAAGCCGCGCGGCGAGCATTCCCGACGCGGCGGCATTGCTGGCGGTGCTGCTGCAGAAGCTGGAGCCAAAGGGCATCGTGTTCTCGTCATGGGGCCTGCGCGAGGGCGTGCTGTTCGGATCGCTGCCCGACGCGGCGCAGCGCGAGGACCCGTTGCTCGCCGGTGTCAGCGCCTTCGTGGAGCCAATGGGCGTCGATGCGGCGCTGGTCGAGGCGACGGTGGCGGCGATAAAGGAGGTTGCGCCGCTGGCGGAGACTCCGGTCGGGCGGGCGGCGGTGATGCTGTGCCTGGCTGCGGGCCGGGTCGAGCCCAACCTGCGGCGTGAGCTGCCGACGGAGTGGGGCCTGCAGAAGCGCTGGGTGGGCTTGGACAACGCCGGGCGCGCCGCGCTGGCCAGCGCCTTGCGCGCCAGCCTTGGCAAGGGCGGCGCCGGTCAGGTGCCATGGAGCGCCCTCGCCTCGCAGGACCTGCTGTTCGAGGCGCGGACGCTGGGCCATGCGGCGCGGCTGTGCCGACGCCTGAGCGCGGGATCGGCGCGGGTGCTCGGCCAGGTGCGGCTGCGGGCCAAGGGCGGCACGATCGTGATCGACAGCCCCGACCCCAACCTTGTCGGCGACAGCGCGGCGCGCGACCTGCGCGAGCTGGTGCAGCACTGCAGCACGCCTGCCGCCTGA
- a CDS encoding TonB-dependent receptor, with the protein MTSVFSAARSRTLLRAMLLGSVAALAATPAFAEDLAAEESAEAPIVVTGERPIAESEAAALDVQKKSDSLVTVLSSDGVGRLPDQNIAQATSRLPGVAIERDQGQARYISLRGAPNYWTTLSFDGINVVSPEGRDARFDSIPSAIAKQVIVSKAVTADMPGETVSGNVNVITRSAFDFAGLHVQGKAGIGYAELGDRREYEGSLVVSDRFKAGDGEIGVLLSGSFFERNMITDNFEIDWERVSQDQRPGNGTRFWARETENKLYRLRRRNWSVSGRMDWKPDSENTISLRSVYTIFTDDEARDNYIFDMDDKQGDLSNSAAACPTTINTTPTTTGYADVCIGNTPLKGTVYGIDINQRSTLRAFRQSIFTNTLEGTHEFGEGWKVNWLGNYTESKDDRSVVGEARWNSPSTRSARPTVAYDFTNPLRNTPRLFTTVQLSSPTRYTAGTAVSAIDTFTKPLAELRLLDAVDTTKAYTGRLIVAKDTSFLGGDATFKLGFQFDQRTKVVDESQISLTAAGDFAKIGIPTDYYQFSLDQGFLGKIPMGYTFRYFDTDKMRQYADAARANFTFTPNTANIYDVREQVFAGFAMGTLRYDWGSVVGGVRVEHVKNRGIAEANIAGTTGLVTAEASQTLAFPSLHVNYDLAEDKKLRLSFNSGAARADYDQIRPNVTVNDANLTISGGNPGVKPERAYGVDAYFEWYVRPQGYLMAGVFYKKVEDVLYSQRRTFNSDVLNSGGVDRSQYTFTGITNGGDGRIFGFEVAAQLQLEPWTESLGLPDFMGGFGVSANLTYNDSEVTKPAVGDVPARKVRLPGTSDWVYNLGAYYEKYGLSLRLQYQRRSTWLDGYADDLTDAGDTYWAADDEMDFSARYAITKNFEVYFDASNLLNKPGRRYSEPGNLLTATGTPTPHTDIYTIEYERFGRRYAAGVRINF; encoded by the coding sequence ATGACATCTGTGTTTTCCGCGGCGCGCAGCCGCACTCTGCTTCGTGCGATGCTGCTGGGTTCGGTTGCCGCGCTCGCTGCCACGCCAGCCTTTGCCGAAGACCTTGCCGCGGAAGAGAGCGCCGAGGCGCCGATCGTGGTGACGGGCGAACGTCCGATCGCCGAATCCGAAGCCGCCGCGCTCGACGTCCAGAAGAAGTCGGATTCGCTGGTAACGGTGCTATCATCCGATGGCGTCGGCCGCCTGCCCGACCAGAACATCGCGCAAGCCACCAGCCGCCTGCCGGGCGTTGCCATCGAGCGCGACCAGGGCCAGGCGCGATATATCAGCTTGCGCGGTGCGCCCAACTACTGGACCACGCTGAGCTTCGACGGGATCAACGTCGTCAGCCCCGAGGGCCGCGATGCGCGGTTCGATTCGATCCCCTCGGCAATTGCCAAGCAGGTCATCGTTTCAAAGGCGGTGACGGCGGACATGCCGGGCGAGACGGTTTCGGGCAACGTCAACGTCATCACCCGCTCGGCCTTCGACTTCGCCGGGCTGCACGTTCAGGGCAAGGCCGGGATCGGTTACGCCGAGCTGGGCGACCGCCGCGAATACGAAGGATCGCTGGTCGTTTCCGATCGCTTCAAGGCGGGTGACGGCGAGATCGGCGTGCTGCTTTCGGGCAGCTTCTTCGAACGCAACATGATCACCGACAATTTCGAGATCGACTGGGAGCGCGTTTCGCAGGACCAGCGCCCCGGCAACGGCACCCGCTTCTGGGCGCGCGAGACGGAGAACAAGCTCTATCGCCTGCGCCGCCGCAACTGGTCGGTCTCTGGCCGCATGGACTGGAAGCCTGACAGCGAGAACACGATTTCGCTGCGGTCGGTCTACACGATCTTCACCGACGACGAAGCGCGCGACAACTACATCTTCGACATGGATGACAAGCAGGGCGATCTTTCGAACAGTGCGGCCGCCTGCCCGACCACGATCAACACCACGCCGACCACCACCGGCTATGCCGACGTCTGCATCGGCAATACGCCGCTCAAGGGCACGGTCTATGGCATCGACATCAACCAGCGCTCCACCCTGCGCGCGTTCCGCCAGTCGATCTTCACCAACACGCTGGAAGGCACCCACGAGTTCGGCGAAGGCTGGAAGGTAAACTGGCTGGGCAACTATACCGAGTCCAAGGACGACCGGTCTGTGGTGGGCGAAGCGCGCTGGAACAGCCCTTCCACCCGCTCTGCCCGCCCGACCGTGGCCTATGACTTCACCAACCCGCTGCGCAACACGCCACGGTTGTTCACGACGGTGCAGCTTTCCAGCCCGACGCGCTACACCGCCGGGACTGCCGTCAGCGCAATCGACACGTTCACCAAGCCACTGGCCGAGCTTCGCCTGCTTGACGCGGTGGACACGACGAAGGCCTATACCGGCCGCCTGATCGTGGCCAAGGACACCAGCTTCCTGGGTGGTGATGCAACCTTCAAGCTGGGCTTCCAGTTCGACCAGCGCACCAAGGTGGTGGACGAAAGCCAGATCTCGCTGACGGCGGCTGGCGACTTCGCCAAGATCGGCATCCCCACCGACTACTACCAGTTCTCGCTGGATCAGGGGTTCCTCGGCAAGATCCCGATGGGCTACACCTTCCGCTATTTCGATACCGACAAGATGCGCCAGTATGCCGACGCCGCGCGCGCCAATTTTACCTTCACGCCCAATACCGCGAACATCTATGACGTGCGCGAGCAGGTCTTTGCCGGTTTCGCCATGGGCACGCTGCGCTATGACTGGGGTTCGGTGGTCGGCGGGGTTCGCGTCGAGCATGTGAAGAACCGTGGCATTGCCGAGGCCAATATTGCCGGGACCACAGGTCTGGTCACCGCCGAGGCGAGCCAGACCCTCGCCTTCCCCAGCCTGCACGTGAATTACGACCTGGCCGAGGACAAGAAGCTCAGGCTCTCGTTCAACAGCGGTGCGGCGCGTGCTGATTATGACCAGATCCGCCCCAACGTGACGGTGAATGACGCCAACCTGACCATTTCCGGCGGTAATCCCGGCGTGAAGCCCGAGCGCGCCTATGGCGTGGACGCCTATTTCGAATGGTACGTGCGTCCGCAGGGTTATCTCATGGCCGGCGTGTTCTACAAGAAGGTCGAGGACGTGCTCTATTCGCAGCGCCGGACCTTCAATTCGGACGTGCTCAACAGCGGCGGCGTCGATCGTTCGCAGTACACCTTCACCGGCATCACCAACGGCGGTGACGGGCGCATCTTCGGCTTCGAAGTGGCCGCGCAGCTGCAGCTGGAACCATGGACCGAAAGCCTCGGCCTGCCCGACTTCATGGGTGGTTTCGGCGTGAGCGCGAACCTGACGTACAACGACAGCGAGGTGACCAAGCCTGCGGTGGGCGATGTCCCTGCCCGCAAGGTGCGCCTGCCCGGCACGTCCGACTGGGTCTACAACCTGGGCGCCTATTACGAGAAGTACGGCCTGTCGCTGCGCCTGCAGTACCAGCGCCGCAGCACCTGGCTTGATGGCTATGCCGATGACCTGACCGACGCTGGCGACACTTATTGGGCAGCCGACGACGAGATGGACTTCTCGGCCCGCTATGCGATCACGAAGAACTTCGAGGTCTATTTCGATGCCTCGAACCTGCTGAACAAGCCGGGCCGCCGCTATTCCGAGCCGGGCAACCTGTTGACTGCGACCGGCACGCCGACGCCGCACACCGACATCTACACCATCGAATACGAACGCTTCGGTCGTCGCTATGCGGCGGGCGTGCGGATCAACTTCTGA
- a CDS encoding phytase, translated as MAALPRFVTAGSGALLPVLFLSACASVAEFPRPFYPAVDVAATGETAPVGSANADAADDPAIWRNPADPAASLIVGTDKKAGLYVYGLDGKVRDFVAAGALNNVDLRELRPGFVLVAASDRSDLTEPKIALFRLDGASGKLSSLGTLAFLDAGHAPAEAYGFCMGKALASGELARAYVVLKDGTVAESALEAAGGTITARHLRSVRFRTQSEGCVVDDRTGQLYVAEEDVGIWRVDLRSAVLRAEAFAMVGAEKGLAADVEGLALAPEGRDGGMLVASSQGDNAYALFDLVTAAPKGRFRIAAGQFGATSDTDGIELVPGDFGPAFPAGLFVAQDGDNAPRAQNFKLVSWQTILDRLER; from the coding sequence ATGGCCGCGCTGCCCAGGTTCGTCACGGCAGGATCGGGGGCATTGCTCCCGGTCCTGTTCCTTTCTGCCTGCGCCAGCGTGGCGGAGTTTCCGCGTCCATTCTATCCGGCGGTAGACGTGGCAGCGACGGGCGAGACCGCGCCGGTCGGGTCTGCCAATGCCGATGCCGCCGATGACCCGGCAATCTGGCGCAATCCTGCCGATCCCGCGGCCAGCCTGATCGTCGGCACCGACAAGAAGGCCGGGCTCTATGTCTATGGGCTGGACGGCAAGGTGCGCGATTTCGTGGCAGCGGGCGCGCTCAACAATGTCGACTTGCGCGAATTGCGCCCCGGCTTCGTCCTCGTAGCGGCAAGCGACCGCAGTGACCTGACCGAACCGAAGATCGCGCTGTTCCGTCTGGATGGCGCGAGTGGCAAGCTGAGCAGCCTTGGCACGCTGGCGTTTCTGGACGCCGGCCATGCTCCGGCCGAAGCCTATGGCTTCTGCATGGGCAAGGCCTTGGCGTCGGGTGAACTGGCGCGGGCCTATGTCGTGCTGAAGGATGGCACGGTGGCAGAAAGCGCGCTGGAAGCGGCTGGTGGCACGATCACGGCGCGGCACTTGCGCTCGGTCCGTTTCCGCACCCAGTCCGAGGGTTGCGTGGTCGATGACCGGACGGGCCAGCTCTATGTTGCCGAGGAAGATGTCGGCATCTGGCGGGTGGATCTGCGCAGCGCCGTGCTGCGGGCAGAAGCGTTTGCCATGGTGGGCGCGGAAAAGGGGCTGGCAGCCGATGTCGAAGGGCTGGCGCTGGCACCCGAAGGCCGGGATGGCGGCATGCTCGTGGCATCGAGCCAAGGCGACAATGCCTATGCGCTGTTCGACCTTGTGACAGCCGCACCGAAAGGACGCTTCCGCATCGCCGCAGGGCAGTTCGGCGCAACCAGCGATACCGACGGGATCGAACTAGTGCCGGGTGACTTTGGCCCGGCCTTCCCTGCTGGCCTGTTCGTCGCGCAGGATGGCGATAATGCGCCACGCGCGCAGAACTTCAAGCTGGTGTCGTGGCAGACGATATTAGACAGGCTCGAGCGGTAG